One segment of Methylotenera versatilis 79 DNA contains the following:
- a CDS encoding ferredoxin--NADP reductase produces MSKYSTERVLSVHHWNDTLFSFKTTRDPGLRFENGQFVMIGLEVDGRPLARAYSVASPNYEEHLEFFSIKVPNGPLTSRLQHLKVGDDILIGRKPTGTLVIHDLKPAKNLYFLSTGTGLAPFISLIQDIDVYEKYEKVIVIHGVRYVSELAYADFIEKELPNNEFFGDLVREKLIYYPTVTREPFRNQGRLTDLINSGKLFEDIGLPPLDPANDRAMICGSPQMLADTSALLDARNFVESPRIGVPGDYVIERAFVEK; encoded by the coding sequence ATGAGCAAATACTCTACCGAACGCGTGTTAAGCGTTCATCATTGGAACGACACCTTATTCAGCTTTAAAACTACGCGTGATCCAGGTTTGCGTTTTGAAAACGGCCAGTTTGTGATGATTGGCCTTGAAGTTGATGGTCGCCCACTAGCGCGCGCCTACAGCGTTGCCAGCCCAAACTATGAAGAGCATTTAGAGTTTTTCAGTATTAAAGTACCGAATGGCCCACTCACCTCACGCTTGCAGCATTTAAAAGTCGGTGATGATATTTTGATTGGTCGCAAACCGACTGGTACGCTGGTGATTCACGATTTAAAACCTGCAAAAAATCTTTACTTTTTATCAACTGGTACAGGTTTAGCGCCTTTTATCAGCTTGATTCAAGACATTGACGTGTATGAAAAATATGAAAAAGTGATTGTGATTCATGGCGTGCGCTATGTGAGCGAACTGGCTTATGCCGATTTTATTGAAAAAGAATTGCCAAACAACGAGTTTTTTGGCGATTTAGTGCGTGAGAAATTAATCTATTACCCAACGGTGACGCGTGAACCATTCCGCAATCAGGGCAGATTAACCGACTTGATTAACTCAGGTAAATTGTTTGAAGATATCGGTTTACCTCCGCTAGACCCAGCCAATGACCGCGCGATGATTTGTGGTAGCCCACAAATGTTAGCGGATACATCTGCATTATTGGATGCCAGAAATTTTGTGGAGTCCCCAAGAATCGGCGTGCCAGGCGATTACGTGATTGAACGCGCTTTCGTTGAGAAGTAA
- a CDS encoding electron transfer flavoprotein subunit alpha/FixB family protein, translating to MKTLILAEHNGKELSPSVQQAVTAAQFWQAPIDLLVAGGNEAILQKAASISGVTRVVHANAAHLAHPLAEDVANLIVTIAKDYQVILAAHSSFSRNILPRVGALLDVAMISDALTIQANNTYTRSGYAGNVHNLIQSVDKTQVLTIHSSSFSAATINLSGAANTEIVNIDAPAAFTKTRWVSETHNQSDRPALTSAKIVVSGGRSLGSAEKFEEVLSPLATKLGAALGATRAAVDAGYAPNDIQVGQTGVVVAPELYIAIGVSGAVQHTYGMKDSKIVVAINQDPDAPIFQVADYGLVADLFEAVPTLTAALVK from the coding sequence ATGAAAACTTTGATTTTAGCGGAGCATAACGGCAAAGAACTCAGCCCATCCGTGCAACAGGCAGTTACTGCGGCACAGTTTTGGCAAGCGCCTATCGATTTATTAGTGGCTGGTGGCAATGAAGCGATTCTGCAAAAAGCCGCGTCAATTTCAGGCGTCACGCGTGTCGTTCACGCCAATGCGGCGCACTTGGCGCATCCACTGGCAGAAGACGTGGCGAATTTAATTGTGACTATCGCCAAAGATTACCAAGTGATTTTAGCGGCGCACTCTTCTTTCAGTCGTAATATCTTGCCGCGCGTTGGCGCTTTGTTAGATGTAGCGATGATTTCGGATGCATTGACGATTCAAGCAAATAACACTTATACGCGCTCTGGCTATGCTGGCAATGTGCATAATTTGATTCAAAGTGTGGATAAAACACAAGTGTTAACCATTCACAGCAGCAGTTTCTCAGCCGCCACCATTAATCTTTCTGGTGCCGCGAATACTGAAATTGTGAATATCGATGCACCAGCCGCTTTCACTAAAACGCGCTGGGTCAGTGAAACGCATAATCAGTCAGACAGGCCTGCGCTTACTTCCGCCAAAATTGTCGTCTCTGGCGGTAGATCACTAGGTAGCGCCGAAAAATTTGAAGAAGTATTGTCGCCATTGGCGACTAAACTTGGCGCAGCTTTAGGCGCTACCCGCGCGGCGGTAGATGCAGGTTACGCCCCAAATGATATTCAAGTAGGCCAAACAGGCGTAGTGGTTGCGCCAGAGCTTTATATCGCAATCGGTGTTTCTGGTGCCGTTCAACACACTTACGGCATGAAAGATAGTAAAATTGTGGTCGCCATTAACCAAGATCCCGATGCGCCGATTTTTCAAGTAGCTGATTATGGCTTGGTCGCGGATCTTTTTGAGGCAGTTCCTACACTCACAGCGGCACTAGTAAAATAA
- the ybaL gene encoding YbaL family putative K(+) efflux transporter: MDHNLTLITTIAAGFGLALIFGFIAERCKLPALVGYLLAGILIGPATPGFVADVAIASQLSEIGVMLLMFGVGLHFSINDLMSVKRIALPGAIVQMSIATLLGMALAHWWGWKFGEGLIFGLALSCASTVVLLKALEARGIMDSMNGKIAIGWLVVEDLLTVLVLVLMPPLAAILGGVTTEVTSTPLWQTISFTLLQVTVFIVLMLVVGKRLLPWLLWHVAKTGSRELFTLAVISAAIGIAYGAAHLFSVSFALGAFFAGMVMRESEFSHRAAEESLPLRDAFAVLFFVSVGMLFEPAILVEQPLSVLAVVAVIVFGKSIAAMVITLAFRYPLNTALTVAASLAQIGEFSFILAGLGVTLGILPTQGMSLILAGALISIAMNPLLFSMITPFKKWVLGFSELARHFEKRTDPFSELPMSTERKYLEGQVVLVGYGRVGKRIAKALTESSIPYVVAEENREIVESLRKKGVPAVSGNAADAGVLIQAHIANASMLVIATPDTIDVRKMVQTAKILQPGIEIVVRTHNEDESRFLREESIGKVFYGEEELANGMCEFIVKQYAPKNATV, from the coding sequence ATGGATCATAATTTAACACTCATCACCACTATCGCTGCCGGCTTTGGGCTGGCACTCATTTTTGGATTCATCGCAGAACGCTGCAAATTGCCTGCATTAGTGGGCTATTTATTAGCGGGTATTTTAATTGGCCCAGCAACGCCCGGCTTTGTGGCAGATGTCGCCATCGCCTCGCAACTATCTGAAATCGGCGTGATGTTGCTGATGTTTGGCGTGGGGTTACACTTCTCCATTAACGATCTAATGTCGGTCAAACGCATCGCATTACCAGGCGCGATTGTTCAAATGTCCATCGCTACGCTGTTGGGCATGGCACTGGCGCATTGGTGGGGCTGGAAATTCGGCGAAGGACTGATATTCGGTTTAGCATTATCGTGCGCCAGTACTGTGGTGCTATTAAAAGCGCTAGAGGCCAGAGGAATTATGGACAGCATGAATGGCAAAATAGCCATCGGCTGGCTGGTCGTTGAAGATTTGTTAACCGTTCTAGTTTTGGTGTTAATGCCACCTTTGGCGGCGATTTTGGGCGGCGTCACCACAGAAGTCACGTCAACTCCATTATGGCAAACCATCAGCTTTACGCTTTTACAAGTGACCGTTTTTATCGTGTTAATGTTGGTGGTCGGCAAACGACTATTGCCTTGGCTGTTGTGGCATGTCGCAAAAACGGGTTCGCGTGAATTATTCACCTTGGCCGTTATTTCTGCCGCCATCGGTATCGCTTATGGCGCTGCGCATTTATTCAGCGTTTCGTTTGCACTCGGCGCATTTTTTGCCGGCATGGTCATGCGCGAATCTGAGTTCAGCCATCGCGCCGCGGAAGAATCTTTACCATTACGCGATGCGTTTGCGGTACTGTTTTTCGTTTCCGTTGGCATGCTGTTCGAACCAGCGATTTTAGTGGAACAACCGCTTAGCGTATTAGCCGTCGTTGCCGTTATCGTATTCGGCAAATCCATTGCAGCGATGGTGATTACGCTGGCATTCCGCTATCCATTAAATACCGCACTTACCGTAGCAGCCAGCTTAGCGCAAATTGGTGAGTTCTCATTTATTCTGGCTGGATTAGGCGTAACTTTGGGCATTTTGCCAACACAAGGCATGAGCTTGATTTTAGCGGGCGCGCTGATTTCCATCGCCATGAATCCGCTGTTGTTCTCCATGATCACACCGTTCAAAAAATGGGTATTGGGCTTTTCAGAACTGGCACGCCATTTTGAAAAACGCACCGATCCATTCTCAGAATTACCGATGAGTACCGAACGCAAATATCTAGAAGGCCAAGTCGTGTTAGTGGGTTATGGTCGCGTGGGTAAACGCATTGCCAAGGCATTAACTGAGAGCAGTATTCCTTATGTTGTAGCAGAAGAAAATCGCGAAATCGTCGAATCTTTACGCAAAAAAGGCGTACCCGCCGTTTCAGGCAATGCTGCTGATGCTGGTGTATTGATTCAAGCGCATATTGCTAACGCCTCTATGTTGGTGATTGCCACGCCAGATACGATTGATGTACGCAAAATGGTGCAGACTGCAAAAATACTGCAACCGGGCATTGAGATTGTCGTTAGAACGCATAACGAAGATGAATCGAGATTCTTAAGAGAAGAAAGTATCGGCAAAGTATTCTATGGTGAAGAAGAGTTGGCAAATGGCATGTGCGAGTTTATCGTTAAGCAATATGCGCCAAAAAATGCCACTGTTTAG
- a CDS encoding electron transfer flavoprotein-ubiquinone oxidoreductase produces the protein MQRDVMNYDVLIVGAGPAGLAAAIRLKQLAQESGQELSVCVLEKGAEVGAHILSGAVIDPIALNELIPNWRELGAPLNTPVSDDEFLILSQAKSWAIPHRLLPPLMSNKGNYIASLGDVCRWLGEQAEALGVEIYAGFSAQEMLYEDGQVVGIITGDMGRDANGEPTAQFVQGIEIRAPYTLIAEGTRGSLTRQLEARFKLRENASPQKYGLGFKEVWRVSAEQHKLGLVQHSIGWPLNADTGGGSFIYHYGEQLVSIGFVVHLDYANPHLSLFDEFQRFKTHPKIKALLQGGKRLSYGARAISEGGLQSLPNLIFPGGALIGCSAGMVNVPRIKGSHNAMKSGMLAAEAVFEAFNSENSNDVKESLLTAYPEALRNSWVWQDLQAVRNVKPLLSLFGSWGGMLLGGVEMWLAAFKIKTPWTLPHQKADHDSLKPAAEMPVINYPKPDGIFSFDKLNSINLSNIAHDANQPCHLKLIDANVPISINLPKYDAPEQRYCPAGVYEIIQKDNAPHLQINAQNCIHCKTCDIKDPTQNIVWVPPEGGSGPVYTGM, from the coding sequence ATGCAGCGTGATGTAATGAATTATGACGTATTGATTGTAGGCGCAGGCCCAGCAGGTTTGGCAGCGGCGATTCGGCTTAAACAATTGGCGCAAGAGTCGGGTCAGGAATTAAGTGTCTGCGTGCTAGAAAAAGGCGCAGAAGTGGGCGCGCATATTCTTTCTGGCGCGGTAATCGATCCTATTGCTTTAAATGAGTTAATTCCAAACTGGCGCGAATTAGGTGCTCCGCTGAATACGCCAGTAAGTGATGATGAGTTTTTAATCTTAAGCCAGGCTAAATCCTGGGCGATTCCACACCGTTTATTGCCACCGTTAATGAGCAATAAAGGTAACTATATTGCCAGCCTTGGTGATGTTTGCCGCTGGTTGGGCGAACAAGCCGAAGCGTTGGGCGTTGAGATCTACGCAGGATTTTCTGCGCAGGAAATGCTGTATGAAGATGGACAAGTAGTAGGTATTATCACAGGCGATATGGGTCGCGATGCGAACGGTGAGCCAACTGCGCAATTTGTGCAAGGTATCGAAATCCGTGCGCCTTATACATTAATTGCGGAAGGCACACGCGGTTCGTTGACGCGTCAGTTGGAAGCGCGTTTTAAGCTGCGTGAAAATGCATCGCCGCAAAAATATGGTTTGGGTTTTAAAGAAGTGTGGCGTGTTTCTGCGGAACAGCACAAATTGGGCTTGGTGCAACATAGTATTGGCTGGCCGTTGAATGCCGATACCGGTGGCGGTTCTTTTATTTATCATTATGGCGAGCAATTGGTTTCTATCGGTTTTGTGGTGCATTTGGATTACGCCAATCCGCATTTGTCGCTATTTGATGAATTTCAGCGTTTTAAAACCCATCCAAAAATCAAAGCGCTTTTGCAAGGTGGAAAACGCTTAAGTTACGGTGCCAGAGCGATTAGCGAGGGCGGATTGCAATCGCTGCCTAATTTGATTTTCCCTGGTGGCGCGTTAATCGGTTGTAGCGCTGGCATGGTGAATGTGCCGCGCATCAAAGGCAGCCACAATGCCATGAAATCCGGCATGTTGGCGGCTGAAGCAGTATTTGAGGCTTTTAACAGTGAGAATTCAAACGACGTAAAAGAAAGCCTGTTAACGGCTTATCCTGAAGCATTGCGCAACTCTTGGGTTTGGCAGGATTTACAAGCGGTGCGCAATGTAAAACCTTTGTTATCACTATTTGGTAGTTGGGGCGGTATGTTGCTTGGCGGTGTTGAAATGTGGTTAGCCGCATTCAAAATAAAAACACCTTGGACGCTGCCACATCAAAAAGCTGACCATGACAGCCTTAAACCAGCGGCTGAAATGCCTGTGATTAATTACCCAAAACCAGATGGTATATTTAGTTTTGATAAGCTGAATTCAATTAATTTAAGTAATATCGCGCACGATGCGAATCAACCGTGCCATTTAAAGTTAATCGATGCGAATGTGCCGATTAGCATTAATTTGCCTAAATATGATGCGCCAGAGCAGCGTTATTGTCCAGCTGGCGTGTATGAGATTATTCAAAAGGATAATGCGCCGCATCTGCAAATCAACGCGCAAAACTGCATTCATTGCAAAACTTGCGATATTAAAGACCCAACGCAGAATATTGTTTGGGTTCCGCCAGAAGGTGGCAGTGGGCCTGTGTATACGGGAATGTAG
- a CDS encoding electron transfer flavoprotein subunit beta/FixA family protein, whose product MKILVAVKRVVDYNIKVRVKPDGSDVDIAGVKMSVNPFDENAIEEALRLKEQGKATEVIAVSFGSTANHDVLRHALAMGADRAILVESTEKLQSLGVAKLLKAVVLREQANLIILGKQSIDDDAGQMGQMLAALLDYPQATFASSIKLEGNEATVTREVDGGTETLTLDLPAVITADLRLNEPRFVKLPNLMMARKKPIESINASELDLDTQPRLTLLKVSEPPARKAGIKVNSIEELVSKLRAHEGIQL is encoded by the coding sequence ATGAAAATACTGGTCGCAGTAAAACGAGTGGTTGATTACAACATTAAAGTGCGTGTTAAACCAGATGGTTCTGATGTCGATATTGCAGGCGTGAAAATGAGCGTTAATCCGTTTGATGAAAATGCCATTGAAGAAGCGTTACGTTTAAAAGAACAAGGCAAAGCGACTGAAGTAATCGCGGTTTCATTTGGTTCGACCGCAAACCATGATGTACTAAGACATGCGCTGGCAATGGGTGCAGACCGCGCTATTTTAGTAGAAAGCACTGAGAAACTGCAATCATTAGGCGTGGCTAAATTATTAAAAGCGGTTGTGTTACGCGAACAAGCCAACCTGATTATTTTGGGCAAACAATCCATTGATGATGATGCGGGGCAAATGGGGCAAATGTTGGCGGCGCTGTTAGATTATCCGCAAGCGACGTTTGCATCGTCTATCAAACTAGAAGGCAATGAAGCGACTGTGACGCGCGAGGTAGATGGCGGAACTGAAACATTAACCTTAGATTTACCCGCCGTGATTACCGCTGATTTACGCTTAAATGAACCGCGCTTTGTGAAATTGCCTAACTTGATGATGGCGAGAAAAAAACCGATTGAAAGTATTAATGCAAGCGAGTTAGATTTAGACACTCAACCGCGTTTAACGCTATTAAAAGTATCTGAGCCGCCAGCTAGAAAAGCCGGTATCAAAGTAAATAGCATTGAAGAATTAGTCAGTAAATTGCGTGCGCATGAAGGAATACAGCTATGA
- a CDS encoding LysR family transcriptional regulator, giving the protein MKYSLRQLEIFVAISRTASVSRAAEELSLSQSATSTALGELEKQFDLQLFDRVNKSLRINETGQQLLPRAVELLDRAKEIEALLQGHISFGHMKIGATLTVGNYLVTILVARFLQSHPESRIQLQVQNTSAIVQQIANHELDLGLIEGDCYHPDITVQPWVADELVVFSAPNHPLAKLRKVTTEQLLLEPWILREKGSGTRETFNRAFHNYNAQLNIRLELEHTEAIKRAVESGLGIGCISRLALKDAFRRGSLVPLATPQLNLGRFFYFLWHKQKYQTTGMREFLALCKELTAGVERSDLVNLPEVA; this is encoded by the coding sequence GTGAAATACAGCTTAAGACAACTAGAGATTTTTGTAGCCATCAGCCGCACTGCCAGCGTATCGCGCGCGGCTGAGGAGTTGTCATTGTCACAATCTGCTACCAGCACCGCATTAGGCGAGCTTGAAAAGCAGTTCGATTTGCAACTGTTTGATCGCGTGAACAAATCACTACGCATCAACGAAACTGGCCAGCAATTGTTACCACGTGCGGTAGAGTTGCTGGATAGAGCAAAAGAGATTGAAGCTTTGCTGCAAGGCCATATCAGCTTTGGGCACATGAAAATTGGTGCAACCTTAACGGTGGGCAATTATCTTGTCACTATATTAGTCGCGCGATTTTTACAATCGCATCCAGAAAGTCGTATTCAATTGCAGGTGCAAAATACCAGCGCCATTGTGCAGCAAATCGCCAATCATGAATTAGATTTAGGTTTAATCGAAGGCGATTGTTATCATCCCGATATTACCGTGCAGCCTTGGGTTGCAGATGAATTAGTGGTTTTTAGTGCGCCTAATCATCCCTTGGCAAAGCTGCGCAAAGTGACGACAGAGCAATTATTATTGGAGCCTTGGATTTTGCGTGAAAAAGGATCTGGTACGCGAGAAACGTTTAATCGTGCTTTTCACAATTATAATGCGCAATTAAATATTCGGCTTGAGTTGGAACATACCGAAGCAATCAAGCGCGCGGTAGAGTCTGGTTTGGGCATTGGTTGTATTTCGCGCTTGGCGCTTAAAGATGCGTTCAGGCGCGGCAGTTTGGTGCCACTAGCCACACCGCAACTTAATTTGGGCCGATTTTTTTATTTTTTGTGGCATAAGCAGAAATATCAAACAACTGGCATGCGTGAGTTTTTGGCATTGTGCAAAGAGCTGACAGCGGGCGTTGAAAGAAGTGATTTGGTTAATCTGCCAGAAGTTGCCTAA